The Candidatus Hydrogenedentota bacterium DNA window TGGGCGCTCGGTTGTGCCGGCGCAAATTCAGGGAGAGACGCTTTCCGCAGGCTTATCTATTTATGACAATTGTGTCCTGCGCAGAACTGTCACCATGAGTTCCTTCAATAGGTGATAGGTTGTTCACGGAGAGCCTGTCCGGTGCCGTAAGTCATTGTTTTGATGTACTTTAGAAAATACCCGCCAAATTCTTCTCAAACTGGCACTCGGATTGCACTATAGAAACGGACGTTGTCATGAAGTCCTGGCATGCAAGCTGACGACGTAACCGATGCAATACACCACAAGGGAGTGCAATGTCATTGAATGAGATACTCACAGCCGGCGGCATCATGGTTTGCCTGGGGTTTGGGTTGTCGGTAGTTCTGGCATTCGCAAACAAAAAACTGTATGTATATGAGGATCCGCGTATCGACGTGGTGGACGAGTTACTCCCCCACGCCAACTGCGGAGCGTGTGGGTGCGCGGGTTGCCGGAATTTCGCCGAGAAGGCGGTGGCCGGAACGATTTCGCCGGGTAAATGCACGGTGAATACGGTAGAGATGACGAACAAGATTGCCCGTTTTTTAGGGGTAGACGCGGGCCGGGAGGAGAAGCGGGTAGCCCGATTGGCGTGCGCAGGTGGATCGAATGTGGCGCGTGTGCGCGGGGTGTACTCGGGAATGCAGACGTGCCGGGCAGCGAACCTAATCGCCGGCGGTGGAAAAGGATGTGCTTGGGGGTGCTTGGGATTTGGCGATTGCAAAGATGTCTGTGATTTTGGTGCAATTGTCATGAATGAGCACGGCTTGCCCGTGGTCGATGAATCGAAGTGCACGGCGTGCGGCGCATGCGTGGATATATGTCCGCGGGCGTTGTTCAGCATCCACCCGCTGAGTCACCGGCTTTGGGTGGCGTGCAAGAGCCTGGCGCACGGCGAAGAGGCAGAGCGCGAATGCGATGTGGCATGTACGGGCTGCGGTTTGTGCGCGATGGACGCGGCGCCGGGTTTGGTTTCCATACGTCAGAATCTGGCGGTAGTGGACTACAGCAAGAATGCTCTGGCATCCGAGGACGCCATTCAGCGGTGTCCGACGGGAGCCATTGTATGGATAGACGAGCGACGGGGTTCCGTGAAAGGGGCTTCAGCGAGAAGGATCACGAGGCGATCACCGTTGCCGCCGATTCCAGTGGGATAGTCAAGGGGAGTAACCGAGTTTCAGACCAGGACGG harbors:
- a CDS encoding RnfABCDGE type electron transport complex subunit B; amino-acid sequence: MVCLGFGLSVVLAFANKKLYVYEDPRIDVVDELLPHANCGACGCAGCRNFAEKAVAGTISPGKCTVNTVEMTNKIARFLGVDAGREEKRVARLACAGGSNVARVRGVYSGMQTCRAANLIAGGGKGCAWGCLGFGDCKDVCDFGAIVMNEHGLPVVDESKCTACGACVDICPRALFSIHPLSHRLWVACKSLAHGEEAERECDVACTGCGLCAMDAAPGLVSIRQNLAVVDYSKNALASEDAIQRCPTGAIVWIDERRGSVKGASARRITRRSPLPPIPVG